The genomic window ATTTTTTCggtaaaaatttcccatttcgaaTATAAACAATTCTCCTTACCAGGATACATGATCTTAAAATCAAGGTATATCTGCAATGTGTGGATGTGTTGCTGGGAAATTCAaactaagtatgtatgtatgtattttcatagttACCAGTTCAGGAGCCCGCGAATCAGTATATTTCGGCCAGGTTTGGAGAAAATCAATATTTGTTAGTTCTTTTAAGTCATTCTGTCTCAAGTTAAAtgttttttgccatttatctTTGACTTCATTCCAATCAGCAATGCTTCTACTGAGAGATGTTTTCAATGCTCTACATATAGTAACATCAATTTCAGGAACTTCGTCATTTTCGGTGGGGGCCCCAGTATTATCACTAGCAGGTGATGGTGTGTTTTGCTCAAAGCACATGCTCTTCCTTTTCTTACTGCGTTGGTTAACATATTTCCCATATAACTTTCCACTAGGGCATTTTTTACCCTTGCGCGGAATATAATAGTATTCCTGGCAAATTAGAAAAACAGGTGGCAGAAttagttatattttttaatcaattttataataaatatattaccCGAGCACCATTTTCGTTTGGAAAGAGATTTATAATCTGCTCGAGCAAATTTGCAAAATCCTTGGCTTTTAGTACAATGTCATTTGCTATAACTTCGTCAATAACTATGCTTATGAGGTCGTCACGGTTTCTGTTGGTCAAATGTTGATTTTTTTTGTAGGATTCTAATAAAAGCTTCCCCTTGCAAGTTTGTTGGAGTAAACTTAGTAAATCCTTGTTCAAGAAAGGATAGTTATTAGGGGTATTTAGAtcgaaaataatttattaaacttACTTCGTTGAGACAGTGAGGCGAAGAAGATGATTGACTTGACGGCATAAAGTTATTACTTTGTAACCATTCAGTTACTTTGCTTGGCATCGACATGGTTTCATCATCTATTCCATactattaacaaaataaaatatgtgaacggataaagattttttaagaatttaccAATGTACATACGCACCTCTTttttcttccaaataaataatttCTCTCTAAACTCTACACGTAGACCCAGCGGCGGAATGGCTTCCTGTAGGTCAGCAGCCTTTAGAAATTGCAGGCTTCTGAAAGTTATCTGCGAAGCTGCAGGTCGTTGTCAGATATATGTAATAATAGCAAGTTATTAGCtcgatacaaatatttatttgttaagtAGTTACTCACCTTTTAGGAATGGCAAAACGTCGACCAAATCAAACTCTTTCAGCAGCTCTACCAACTTCTCCTCATCCTGATTGTCAACAATTTGTCTGGTAGTAACAACTACTCCTTCTAAATTTGTACACACTTCAGATTCCACGTTCtcgaaattataaataaaatcatCAATTTGCAACGAGTTGttcattttgttcacaatatatCAAGCAAAatccacaaaataaattttttgtcagAACGGACAGCAAATAAAATCAACTAAACTCAGCAAACTGCTTCTTCTTACTTATGCATGAGCCATACTTTTAAATATGAACATGTTTAAAATAAAGACGTTTATGTTTGAACTAAAGTGGTACATTTTTGATTCAAGTATGGAACGTTGTAATCGCACGCAATTTTTAAAATGAATATGTCAATATTAGAATTAAAAATGCAACATTATTAATTCAAATATGAAACATTTTAAAATCTAAAATacactttaattttaaaaatgacatatttaatttaaaaatattttgatttgttttgaaaatcttcatttttaaaataataatgtcCTCGTTAAAAACgtgcatattaaaaataaaaattttatttttgattttaaaatgcaatttttctctgagtgtacaattAACAGCAAACATaaacacgaactgcattttcaacCTGTGAATTTtttgtcacattttttaaaacttcaCTCTCATCACTTTTTCATAATGCGCCTGAGGAAGTATGGCTTCAAAAATCTCtttgattattttcaataattgtgCTCAACTAATTTAGTACTTTGCTAATAATTGCACGAGAAGATGAAGTACGCTTCATTCACTTGGATAGCATGCAGGtctgttgtgataccacataaaaatAATGGCGACATAAGCTATAGCTAACACCTTGGTTAAATCCCCTGGAGATCCAATGGGATCGAAACCGAAATACTTTTGCCTAGTCTTGGCAAAAGCTCtacagtcaagcataaagtgactcgATGATTCCACTTCATCATCGCTCATACAACTGCAGCAGGATAGGGTTTTCAGTATACTGAGACGTAGCACATGGATTTCTATTGCACCGTATCCTGCCAAAACTACAAGGACCATTAATAgatatatcaaaaacaaaaagattAATTGTATAAAGAAATATGATCCCGCCTCGCTAATAAATGACTTTCCATTTTCTTGCTTTCTTCTCTTGTTGGCTGATCAGTTTAAGAAAAAAACGTAACAAAAGTTAGAATAGTAGCAATGTTGCAGTTTATTCAACATTTTGCTCGAAACAGATGTGCTATAAATAATTTCTAGACAAAGTAAATATGCAAAATTCAATGGTTTTACTATGTTTCAAAGGCaccttatatttaaattttaaaaccgACGTACATACTATCATTAGAGATAACGGATCCTCCTATCATTCGCCGATATAATATTAGAATGATAAAagtattgtgatgaatattagcatcactaagcgatactatcatcactaagccgatactaagcagccacttatatgtacgtaaacaaatcaatcatcatttacacacatacatacaaggcagcggagagatactcaaaaACGAATGTCAACATCAGCTGACATAGTactatatacacacgcatatagctacaaactacaaatattcagGTATATGGTTGGTAACCAAGCATAAAGTTCACAAAATTACTAAACCTtaagagaaatgggtgaacgaggaaaccgagagtataaaagcagtgcaagatGGCGCATGACTAATCAGGTTTATTTAAACAcactattagttgcgaagtgaagtataattgtgaagtataattgtactactcccaaattagtctaataaagactattttgcaatacagaatattgaagTGATTTGttaaacagtttagcgattcgaacgttagcagaaggtttcaaataagcagaattgccCAAAGTTAGTTACAGTATGAAATTGTGTGGTGCTTTACGTATATTTGGCCTATTTGCTTAATATCAtgaaatacaaaaatcaaaaattcacacacatatacatatataagtatattaatatatttaagtatttgaaaTGTGCTTCAACACTATTGACCTCATTAACGATATGTCACGTTCATAATAAAAAATGgcataaaataaataatgaattGGTGGATTTTTGAAGCTAGAAACTGGATGCAATTAGTCAATAAGCGAGTTGTAAAAATTTACAGTCATTTTACAATTACATTTACAATCAAGGATTGTACTGCCACAGATATATGTACAAACGTTTAACATATTACATTTTACCTCTAAGTTCAGATGTACCC from Eurosta solidaginis isolate ZX-2024a chromosome 3, ASM4086904v1, whole genome shotgun sequence includes these protein-coding regions:
- the LOC137243579 gene encoding uncharacterized protein yields the protein MNNSLQIDDFIYNFENVESEVCTNLEGVVVTTRQIVDNQDEEKLVELLKEFDLVDVLPFLKASQITFRSLQFLKAADLQEAIPPLGLRVEFREKLFIWKKKEYGIDDETMSMPSKVTEWLQSNNFMPSSQSSSSPHCLNEDLLSLLQQTCKGKLLLESYKKNQHLTNRNRDDLISIVIDEVIANDIVLKAKDFANLLEQIINLFPNENGAREYYYIPRKGKKCPSGKLYGKYVNQRSKKRKSMCFEQNTPSPASDNTGAPTENDEVPEIDVTICRALKTSLSRSIADWNEVKDKWQKTFNLRQNDLKELTNIDFLQTWPKYTDSRAPELIYLDFKIMYPGKENCLYSKWEIFTEKIQRFYEVNLHNDFCKQLFSLAKASTKKDTQDYILTTLLNGVLPPSSRFQSSCGKIRKKATIADAQESFVLLLTSINDYERKITELISMYYSVRMTIQPFIIVEGIVEEDIIGFYIYFDKTLYKFESFLECLDICFKIFHTLSLKYRQACETS